Proteins found in one Gemmatimonadaceae bacterium genomic segment:
- a CDS encoding HD domain-containing phosphohydrolase — protein sequence MSDPIRFLTSFVQSLSTMALYAEKHPARERAVDRSFDVLRELQLVDARPQFTFLGEEVIYGQFSLRELRDWEWAARLGNAGVQRLEFEPEVTRDDYVEFLEEVLARLALTAIDTSELRTTRRTTIKFGPIGVRGEAREVRASAGAFDALATIVTLHEEAAAIEWMHEEVGERGRLPLAEAETVVRSLSLAMHTESEMLLPLLEMRQFDEYTTTHSLNVAVLTMALAESLELSAREVRAFGVAGLLHDLGKVRVPLEILNKPGKLSDEERCVMQRHTVDGARIIITSDHALDLAAAVAYEHHIMLDGSGYPGCHYHRDCHQGSMLVHVCDVYDALRTNRPYRDAWEADRVLDFVEKRAGVDFEPAIAATFVGMMRRLEHRVQRGPRV from the coding sequence ATGAGCGATCCCATTCGGTTCCTCACGTCGTTCGTGCAATCGCTGTCGACGATGGCGTTGTACGCGGAGAAGCATCCGGCGCGGGAGCGCGCTGTCGATCGTTCGTTCGACGTGCTGCGCGAGCTGCAGCTCGTGGACGCGCGCCCGCAGTTCACCTTTCTCGGCGAGGAGGTCATCTACGGGCAGTTTTCGCTGCGCGAGTTGCGTGATTGGGAGTGGGCGGCGCGGCTCGGCAACGCGGGCGTGCAGCGGCTGGAGTTCGAGCCGGAAGTCACGCGCGACGATTACGTGGAGTTCCTGGAGGAGGTGCTGGCACGGCTCGCCCTGACGGCGATCGACACGTCAGAGTTGCGGACGACGCGGAGGACGACGATCAAGTTCGGGCCGATCGGCGTGCGGGGTGAAGCGCGCGAGGTGCGGGCGTCCGCGGGGGCGTTCGACGCGCTGGCGACGATCGTCACCCTGCACGAGGAGGCGGCCGCGATCGAGTGGATGCACGAGGAGGTTGGCGAGCGCGGGAGGCTGCCGCTCGCCGAGGCCGAGACGGTGGTGCGGTCGCTGTCGCTGGCAATGCACACCGAGAGCGAGATGCTGCTGCCGCTGCTCGAGATGCGGCAGTTCGACGAGTACACGACGACGCACTCGCTCAACGTGGCGGTGCTGACGATGGCGCTCGCCGAGTCACTCGAGCTGTCGGCGCGCGAGGTGCGCGCCTTCGGCGTGGCCGGACTGCTGCACGACCTCGGCAAGGTGCGAGTGCCATTAGAGATATTGAACAAGCCGGGCAAGCTCAGCGACGAAGAGCGTTGCGTGATGCAGCGCCACACCGTCGACGGCGCACGCATCATCATCACGAGCGACCACGCGTTGGATCTGGCCGCGGCGGTGGCGTACGAGCACCACATCATGCTCGACGGCTCTGGGTACCCGGGCTGCCACTATCACCGCGACTGCCACCAGGGGAGCATGCTGGTCCACGTATGCGACGTCTACGACGCGCTGCGCACTAACCGTCCCTACCGGGACGCGTGGGAGGCCGACCGGGTGCTGGATTTCGTCGAGAAGCGCGCCGGCGTCGATTTCGAGCCCGCGATCGCCGCAACCTTCGTGGGGATGATGCGTCGGCTGGAGCACCGAGTGCAGCGAGGGCCAAGGGTCTAG